AAGACGGCGATCAGCTGCATCGCCAACAACCTGCATGAGCTGAGCGAGCTGCCTGAGGGGGAAAGGAGCTGCGTCTCTCTGAACCACACCAACGAGCCGAGCCCCGGCAGGCCGGAGGAGACTGTGCTCACTGTAGATGAGACCCTGGAGCAACATCTCCCAGACTCCCACGCCGGGACTTAAACGTGActcccccacccacccaccgcCCCCACCGGACGTTTTTCCCTGAGAGAAACAAAGCAGCATGTTTGCTTGCATCTCCTGTTTTGAAGCGGGTTACCCGGCTGTCTCTGAGCGGAGGCGTTTTTCCCCCCTGGCGCCACCTGCAGGACGGCAGCGGAAGCGCAGTGGTGTTGGCACCGCAGCGGGCGTGGAGACACCGCATGCTGACGTGTGTTTTGACGGGACTCTCTCGTGTCAGGGTCAGGGAGGAGAGCAGGGCACCAATCCTAATCTGGATTACAGATGGACTGTTTCACCCCTAATCTCACATTTATCACCTGAAACTTTCACCTGGGTAGGTCAGTCCTCACCGTAATGACTTTTTACAGTTCAGACTGTTTTTAAATTAGCGTCATTTGCACCTGACGGTTCTTTCTCTGCACAATCTTGTGAtcgctgaggcaaaaaaaaaaaaaaaaagattctcctTTTTGCAACGTCATGCTTATATAGCTTGATGTGAAAAAGTGCTGAGTCACCTCTGAGAGCTTTGTTCCacccaaatgcaaaaaaagatcTTAGAGAAAACGTTGAAAGGCAGTTGTCAGTACAGCTGTTTCTGGTTTACCTGGTTTACCTGTTTTATCTGGTTTACCTGTTTCACCTGTTTCACCTGGTTTACCTGTTTTACCTGGTTTACCTGTTTTACCTGGATTACCTGTTTCACCTGGTTTACCTGTTTTACCCGCTTCACCTGTTTTACCTGTTTTACCCGTTTCACCTGTTTTACCTGTTTCACCTGTTTTACCTGGTTTACATGGTTCACCTGGTTTACCTGGTTTACCTGTTTCACCTGTTTCGCCTGGTTTACCTGTTTTACCTGTTTTACCCGTTTCGCCTGTTTTACCTGGATTACCTGTTTCACCTGTTTTACCTGTTTTACCCGTTTCACCTGTTTTACCTGTTTCGCCTGTTTTACCTGGTTTGCCTGGTTCACCTGTTTCACCTGTTTTACCTGGTTTACCTGTTTTACCTGGTTTACCTGGTTTGCCCGTTTTACCTGTTTTACCTGGTTTACCTGTTTTACCTGGTTCACCTGTTTTACCTGGTTTACCTGACTGCAAAGGgctgcatgctgctgctgccacccTAAACGTTTTCCTCTGTGTATGCTGTGGTCGCCCTCTCACACACGTACAGTAGTTAAAACTGTTAGCAGAATAGTGTTTCCATTGTTTTGGTGTTAAACGTCATAGCGCCACATGTACAGAtaacctgcaaaaaaaatagtttgtttgCTTTCAGTCACTGTAACCTTCTTCACATGTACGGTTCAATAAATTTATAGACGACATGAGTTCAAGTGTCACGAATAATTAGGCAAAGAAGATCCTCATGGATCCCGAATTAATGAAATACTCAGAATGTGATGATCCAGAAATTCACCAGAGGATCCTTTTCTGATCAGAAATGATGAAAAGACAATTTTatctcatcatccatccatccatccatccatccatccatccatccatccatccacccatccatccatccatcattcatctatccatccatgcatccatccatccatccatccatccatcagtccacgcagccatcatccatccatccatccatccatccatccgcccatcatccatccatccatccatccatccatccatccgcccatccatccatccatccatccatccatccatccatctgcacatccatccatccttctgtccatccatccatccatccatccatccatccatccatctgcacatccatccatccttctgtccatccatccatccatccatccatccatctgcacatccatccatccttctgtccgtcaatccatccatccatccatccatccatccatccatccatccatccatctgcacatccatccatccttctgtccatccatccatccatccatccgtctatccatccatccgtccatccatccatccatccatccatccatccgcccatccatccatcaatccatccatccatccatccatccatccatccatccatccatccgcccatccatccatccatccatccatctgcacatccatccatccttctgtccatccatccatccatccgtctatccatccatccgtccatccatccgtccgcccatacatccgtccatccatccatctgcccATCCATCCGTCCGCCCATCCATCCGTCCGCCCATCCAtccgcccatccatccatccatccatccatccatccatccatccatctgcacatccatccatccatccatccatccatccgcccatccatccatccatctgcacatccatccatccttctgtccatccatccatccatccatccatccatccgtctatccatccatccgtccatccatccgtccgcccatacatccgtccatccatccatctgcccatccatccgtccacccatccatccgtccatccatccatccatccatccatcagtccacgcatccatcatccatccatccatgcatccatccatccatccatcagtccacgcatccatcatccatccatccatccatccatccatccatccatccatccatgcatccatccatccatccatccatccatccacccatctatcCATGCatctatctgtccatccatccatccatccatccatccatccatccatccatccatccatccatccatctatccacccATCTATCCATGCatctatctgtccatccatccatccatccatccatccatccatccatccatccatccatccatccggccatccatccatccatccatctgcacatccatccatccttctgtccatccatccatccatccatccgtctatccatccatccgtccatccatccatccatccatccatccatccatccatccatccgcccatccatccatccatccatccatccatccatctgcacatccatccatccttctgtccatccatccatccatccatccatccgtctatccatccatctgcccATCCATCTGTCCGCCCATCCATCCGTCCGCCCATCCAtccgcccatccatccatccatccatccatcca
The Fundulus heteroclitus isolate FHET01 chromosome 9, MU-UCD_Fhet_4.1, whole genome shotgun sequence genome window above contains:
- the LOC118564227 gene encoding guanine nucleotide exchange factor subunit RIC1-like, translating into PSIHPSAHPSIHPSICTSIHPSVHPSIHPSIHPSVHPSVRPYIRPSIHLPIHPSAHPSVRPSIRPSIHPSIHPSIHPSAHPSIHPSIHPPIHPSICTSIHPSVHPSIHPSIHPSIHPSVHPSVRPYIRPSIHLPIHPSTHPSSTHPSSIHPSIHPSIHPSMHPSIHPSIHPPIYPSKPVYA